In Rattus rattus isolate New Zealand chromosome 9, Rrattus_CSIRO_v1, whole genome shotgun sequence, a genomic segment contains:
- the Hcrt gene encoding orexin — protein sequence MNLPSTKVPWAAVTLLLLLLLPPALLSLGVDAHPLPDCCRQKTCSCRLYELLHGAGNHAAGILTLGKRRPGPPGLQGRLQRLLQANGNHAAGILTMGRRAGAELEPYPCPGRRCPTATATALAPRGGSRV from the exons ATGAACCTTCCTTCTACAAAG GTTCCCTGGGCCGCCGtgacgctgctgctgctgctattgctgccGCCGGCGCTGCTGTCGCTTGGGGTGGACGCGCATCCTCTGCCCGACTGCTGTCGCCAGAAGACGTGTTCCTGCCGTCTCTACGAACTGTTGCACGGAGCTGGCAACCACGCCGCGGGCATCCTCACTCTGGGAAAGCGGCGACCTGGACCCCCAGGCCTCCAAGGACGGCTGCAGCGCCTCCTTCAGGCCAACGGTAACCACGCAGCTGGCATCCTGACCATGGGCCGCCGCGCAGGCGCAGAGCTAGAGCCATATCCCTGCCCTGGTCGCCGCTGTCCGACTGCAACGGCCACCGCTTTAGCGCCCCGGGGCGGATCCAGAGTCTGA